A stretch of DNA from Candidatus Palauibacter polyketidifaciens:
GGGGCTCTCGCGGTACAACGAGGGGACCGACCGCGCGACGCAGGCGGTGGAGAATGCCGGCGCCATCGAAGTCGCGGGGCTCGAGAAGGGTCTCGTGTGGCTGGCGACGCTGTCGAACGTCGCTCCGCTCCTCGGCTTCCTCGGAACCGTGATCGGGATGATCATGGCCTTCCAGGCCATCGAGATCGCGGGCGAAGTGGAAGCCACCCTGGTCGCCGGCGGGATCAAGGTCGCACTCATCACCACCGCCACCGGCCTCACGATCGCGATTCCGATCAACATCTTCCACAACTACTTCGTGACGAAGATCGATCGCCTCGTCATCGACATGGAAGAGAGTGCACAGCGTCTCATCGACGCGCTGCACGAGCGGGTGGCCGCCTAGAGAAGAAGGAGCCGGTCGCCGCGGCGTTTCGCGGTGCTCGCGAGGGGTTCCGAACGAGCGGCCCGCCATCCCGGCGGGCCGCTTTTTTTCGGATCCGGGGGGCCTCCGCTTGCATCGAGGGCACCGGAGCATTGAAGTTCGTTGTCGGGCCGCAGGCCGGGGCCCCGGCGTGAGTGGGGTGGGGACGACGTGGGAAGGAGGCCTTCCTGTGCATGTTCAGCGGCATATCCGGCGCCTTCAGCGCATCCATCGCGTACGCGGTCTCTGGTTGGCGTCGCTACTGATGCTCGTCCTGGCGTTCCCTCTCGCCGCGCAGACCGGGAACGCGGCACGCCCATCGGACCCCGCCGAGGTCACGCCGACGACGGCAAACGCGCGGCGCCTGCTCGATGCCCGGATGCCGGTCTCGGCATCGGCTCTGCTGGCGCGCGAGCTCGCCGCGGGCGAGGTGCGAGGGGACGAGATCGTGCTCCTGGCGGCGCAGGCCTTCGCGGATCAGCGGGCATGGGCTTCCGTGCTGGGCCGCCTCTCGGGGAGGGAGGGTCCACCCACGGCCACGCAGTCGCAAGCGGCGCTCCTCCTCGCTCGAGCGTACGCGGGACTCGACAGCCTGACCCGATCCGCGGCGCACTACCGCGCGTATCTGGATGCGGTCGACGGGACGCCTCCGCTCCGCGCGCGGGTGGAGTTCGCCCGCGTCTCCTACCGGCGGTATCACTGGTTCGAAGCGCGGGACCAGCTCGTCCTCGCCGAGCGCGAGCACCCCGAGTTCGCTCCGTGGTTGCGGCTCTCGCGCCTCTACGCCCTGGCGGAGGCCGAGGACCGGGACGCCTTCGCCCTCGCCGACTCGATCGTACGCGAAGCCCGCGTACCGGCCGACTCCGCACTCCTCCCGGCGGCGCGCCTGGCCTTCGAACTCGGGGATCCCGAACGCGGGGCCGCGCTCGCGGGCCGCGCCGGAAGGGGCGTCCGGAACATCCTCGCCGCCCGGCACCTCGGACCGCACTACCTGGCGACCGGGGACTCCGCCGCGGCGGAGTCGGCCTTCGCCGCCGCGATCGCGAGAGGCCTTCAGACGCCGGAGACGGGGCCGGCCCTCCTCGCGCTCACGCGATCGTGGCGGACCCTGCGCGATGTCGGGCGCTCCGACACCCGCGCCGGTCGTCGCTCCCGTGGCGCCGGCTACCTGTCGGAGGCGCTCGAGCTCGCACCCGCGGGCGAGCGCCCCGTCATCGCCGAGTCTCTCGCTTCGACCTACATGGCGCTGGGCAATCCCGGACGGGCGGCGGAGACGCTCGCCCCGTGGACCGGGGATCCCGCTTCCGTCACCGCGCCCCGGGCGTCGCTGTGGATGCTCGCCGCCAGCATCTACCGTGCGCTCGGACGCCCCGGCGACGCCGCGACGGCGCACGAGACGGCCGCCCGCGGCTCCGGGGATGTCGCCGCCCGTGCCGCCTACCTGCTCGCGGACCTCGAACACGATGCCGGCCACCCGGACATCGCTGCGGAGGGTTTCGAACGCTCCTACCGCGCCTTCCCGGAAGCGAGCTACGGCTCGCGGTCGCTGGAACGGCTCGCCCTTCTCGCGTACCACGAAGGCCGCTACCCGGAGGCGCGCGCGCTCCTGGCCGAATACCGCGAGCGCTACCCCGAGGGCGGATGGGTCCAGGGCGCCATCTACTGGAGCGGCAAGGTGGCGGAAGCGCTGGGGGACACCCAGGCCGCGAGCGCGTTCTACGCCCGCGCCCTCCGGTACAACCCGCTGGACTACTACGCCATCCTCGCGGAGCCCCGCACCGGCACCGACCGTCTGGCCACGATCGATCTCGGGGAAGCGGAACCGCTGCCCGACCTCGATCCCGTCCACGCGACCGCGCTCCGGCGCATGAACGTGCTGCGGGAGGTGGGTTGGCCCGAGCGAGGGCGCCGGGAATACCGCCGGGCGAGCGAGCGCGGACCGTCGACCTACGGCGCGATCCTCGCGTTCGCGCACGCGCTGAACGCCGCGGAATGGACGCGGGAGGGGATTCGCGAAGGGTGGCGCGCGCAGGCCATTCGCGGGCGCTGGACGCGGCCGCTACTCGAAGCGATCTATCCGCTGCCCTATCGCGAGGCCCTCGTCGCCGCCGCGGAGCGGAACGGATTGCGGCCCCACTTCGTCGCCGGACTCTCGCGTCGCGAGTCGATGTTCGACCCCGAGATCCGCTCCGTCGCGAACGCCATCGGCCTCATGCAGCTCCTGCCGGAGACGGCCCGCAACGTTTCCTCCCGCGCCGGACTCGCCGGCTATCGCCGCCACCAACTCACGGTCCCGCAGGTCAACCTGATGCTCGGGACGCGGTACCTGTCGGAAGTCCTCCGCCGCTTCGACGACTTCGATATCGCGGGGATGATCTCCTACAACGCCGGCCCCCACCGCTACACGCGCTGGCGCGACTTTCCCGAGTTCTCCGATGAGGAAAAGCTGGTCGAGCGAATCCCCTACCGGGAGACGCGCGAGTACGTTCGGGCGGTCACGGAACTCGCCGAAATCTACCGCTTCCTGTACCCGGATCTGGCCTCCGCGAAGCCCTGAACAGGCGGTCTTCGACGGCCCCGCGACGGGCCCGTAGCGACGTGTTGACGGTTCCAAATCGCTCGCATAGCATAGGTGCGTCTCGAGTCCGGCGGGGCGAAAAACGATGCACGGCGAGCCGCGCGACGCGCCCGCAACACCCATCACCGATGTTCGCAGGAGGCAGGATGCCATCAGGTACGGTAAAGTGGTTCAACGACTCCAAGGGGTACGGTTTCATCGAGCAGCCCGACGGCGGCGATGACGTCTTCGTCCACTATTCGTCCATCGACATGGACGGGTACAAGACTCTCGTCGAAGGGATGGCGGTGGACTACGAGTTCACGCAGGGCGACAAGGGCCTGCACGCGACCCGCGTCGTGCGCACCGCCTGACCGGACGCCGTAGCCGAGCCGGAGCTTCACGCGCCCCGCCCCACCCGGCGGGGCGCTTTTTTTGTCCCCGGCTTTGCCACGGACGGCTCCCCCGCCATACATAGATGCCATGCCGACCCTCTCCGACAGCCCGTGAACGCCGTGTGGCGGCGCCAGGCGCCGTGAAGCCCGCACGGGCCTCTCGTCCGTCGCTCTTCCTGCTCGATGGCTACGCGCTCATCTACCGCGCGTTTTTCGCCATGATCAACCGGCCGCTCACGACCTCCAGCGGCGAGAACACGTCGGCTCCCTATGGAATCGCCCGCTTCCTCATGCGGCTGATCGCCGATCACGCGCCCGACTATCTCGGCGTCGCGTTCGATGCCGGCGACAGCTTTCGCACCGACATCTACCCGGACTACAAGGCCACGCGAGAGAAGATGCCCGACGAACTCCGGGCGTCCCTCCCCAGGTGTCGAGAGGTCTTCGACGCCTTTCGGGTGCCCGTCATCGAGGCGGAAGGGTGGGAGGCGGATGACGTGATCGGGACCCTCGCGCAGAAGGCCGCGCGCCGTGATCTGCGCACCGTCATCGTCTCCGGAGACAAGGACTTCCACCAGCTTGTGGACGACCGCACGGCGTTGCTCAATCCGGGCCGCGGCGGACCCGCCGGAGTGGAACAGGTGTGGGTGACGCCGGACAACGCCGAGGAGCGGTTCGGCGTGCCGCCGGAGCGCGTGACGGACTTCCTCGCGCTGCTCGGCGACGCGTCCGACAACGTCCCCGGCGTGCCCGGCATCGGGAAGAAGACCGCGCCGGCGCTCATCCGGCAGTTCGGCGACCTGGAGTCCATCCTCGCGCGGGCGGACGAGGTCAAGGCCGCACGGGCCCGCAACGCGCTTCTAAAGCATGCCGACGATGCCCGGCGCTCCAGGCAGCTGGTGACGATCCGCACCGATGCGCCCGTGAGCCTCGATCTCGAAAGCCTCCGGTCACGGACGCTGGACGCCGAAAAGGCGGCGGCCGTTTTCCGCGACCTAGAGTTCCACAATCTGCTGAGGGAGCTGGAGGCTCCGGCGTCCGAGGCCGAGCGCTTCGCACCGGAGGTGGACGTCGTGGCGGATGCGGGTGGGCTGGGTGCCCTGCTGGCCGAGTGCTCGGACGCTCCGCGCATCGGACTCTTCGTCGCGGGCAGTTCCGACGATCCGCTCGGCGCCGATCTCGTCGGCCTCGCGGTCGCCGCCTCCGACGCCCGCGCCTTCTACCTGCCCCTCGGGCACCGGGCCCCGGAGATCCAGCACGATGCGGCGGGAAACCCTACGCTCGCCTTCGACGCGGGCGATCCGGTCGGCCTGCCGGGGCTGACGTCGTCCGACATGCGAGGCCTGCGGGAACTGCTCGCCTCGGACACCCCGAAACTCGGGCACGACCTCAAGTACGCCGCCCAACTCCTGCGCCGGCACGGCGTCGAGTTGGGGGGGCTCGAGGACGACGACGCGTTCGACACGCAGATCTCCTCCTACTGCCTGGATCCGGCCCGCCGCGACCGCGCGCTCTCCACCCTCGGCCCCGATCGCCTCGGCGTCGCGCTCGAGACGGGCGACGCCATCACGGGCACCGGACGGAACCGTCTCCCCCTCGCATCGGTCGAGCCTGCGCGCGTCGCCGAATGGGCCGGGGCCCGCGCCGCTCTCCTGCACCGCCTCGCGAAAGTCGACGAAGCCGACCTCGTGCGCACCGGGATGGGCCGCCTCTTCCGCGAGGTCGAGATGCCGCTCGTCACGGTCCTCGCGAGCATGGAACGCGCCGGCATCGCGATCGACCTCGACTTCTTCGGCGAGCTGCGCGCCCGCCTGCGCCGCGATCTCGACGCCGTGCGCTCGGAGATCCACAAGATCGCCGGGACCGAGGTCAACCTCCGCTCCGTGCCGCAGATGCGGGCGCTTCTCTTCGACCAGCTCGCACTGCCCGTCCTCAAGAAGATGAAGACCGGGCCCTCGACGGACGAGTCCGTGCTCGAACAACTCGCGGCCATGGGCCACGAACTTCCGCGCCTCATCCTCGAACACCGGGAACTCGACAAGCTGGACGGCACGTACGTGGGCGTGCTCCCCGGCCTCATCGACGACCGGGGGCGCATCCACACCCGCTTCAACCAGACCGTCGCCGCGACCGGCCGGCTCTCCTCGTCGGACCCCAACCTCCAGAACATCCCGATCCGTCGGGCGCTGGGGCGCGAGATCCGGAAGGGGTTCATCGCTGCTCCCGGCCACTTGTTCACGGGGGCGGATTACTCCCAGATCGAGCTCCGCGTAATGGCGCATCTCTCGGGGGACGAGGCGTTCGTGGAAGCGTTCCGGGCGGAGCGCGACATCCACCGGGAGACGGCGGCCCGGATCTTCGGGGTCGAGCCGGATGACGTCACGCCGACCATGCGCGAGCAGGCGAAGACGATCAACTTCGCGACCATCTACGGCCAGGGCCCGTTCGCGCTCGCCCAGCAGCTCGGTATCTCGCGGGCGCAGGCGAGCGAGTTCATCGACGGATACTTCGAGAGGTTCGCGGGCGTGGCGGCCTACCTCGAGGAGATGAAGGAACTGGCGCGGGACCGGAACTATGTCGAGACGCTGTTCGGACGTCGCCGGTACATCCCCGAGATCCGGTCAAGGAACCCCGGGATTCGCGGCTACGGCGAACGGACGGCGACGAACTCCCCCATCCAGGGATCCGCGGCGGACCTCATCAAGGTGTCGATGATCCGGCTCCACGAGCGTCTCGCGGGAACCGACGCGCGCATGCTGCTGCAGGTGCACGACGAGTTGCTCATCGAGGCCCCGGAGTCCGATGTTGAAGCCATCGGCCGGATCGTGCGCGAGGAGATGGAAGGGGCCATCGAGCTGGCCGTCCCCCTGCGCGTCGATCTCGGGATCGGCCGCAACTGGTACGACTGCAAATTCGGGAAGGGACCGTGAACGCAGCCCGGATCGCCCTCATCGCCTGGACAGCGTCCGCGCTCGCGTGCGCGCCGCCCTCCACGCCGGACCGGCCCGCGGTGGACGGGGTCTCGCTGGACGGGGTCGCGGACCGCATGGCCGAACTGGGCGTGCCGGGCGTCAGCGTCGCGGTTTTAGTCGACGGCGAGATCGCCTGGGCGCGCGGCTACGGACTCGCCGACGTCGAATCAGGCCGGCCCGTGACGCGGAACACGCTGTTCCAGGCGGCCTCCATCTCCAAGCCCGTGGCGGCCCTCGCCGCCCTTCGCCTCGTCGAATCGGGCCGGGTGGACCTCGACGGGGACGTCAACGCCTATCTCACGAGTTGGCGAGTGCCGGACAACGCGTTCACCGAGCAGGGGCCCGTCACCCTGCGCGGGCTCCTCACGCACCGGGCCGGCCTCACCGTGTGGGGCTTCCCCGGGTACGGCCCGGACGAGGAGGCGCCGGACGGCCCAGGCGTTCTCGACGGCCGCGGCAACACCGACCCCGTGCGCGTCTACAAGGCGCCCGGCGAGAGCTGGCAATACTCCGGCGGAGGATACACGGTGATGCAGCAACTCGTGGCGGACATCCACGGCAGACCGTTCGCCGCGGTCATGCGCGAGGAGGTTCTCGACCCGCTCGGCATGTCCCGCTCGACCTACGAGCAGCCGATCCCCAACGAGCGGCAGGACGACATCGCGACGGGCTACCGGTCCGATGGCGAGCGCGTTCCCGGCGGGTGGCACACGTATCCCGAACAGGCGGCCGCCGGCCTGTGGACGACGCCGAGCGAACTCGCGCTCTACGCCCGGGAGGTGCAGCGTGCCTGGAAGGGTGAGTCGACCCGCGTGCTGGGAGAAGCGCTCGCCCGCGAGATGCTGTCGCCCGACGCGGACGACTGGGGGCTGGGCCCGGCGATCTCCGAGGACGGGGAACGCTTCCGGCACGGCGGCTCGAACCAGGGCTTCCGCTGCACGTTCGCCGCGTACATCGATGGGGACGACGGGGTCTTCGTGATGACGAACTCCGACTCCGGGAGCGAGCTCGCGGCGGAGATCGCGATCGCGGTCGCCCAGGCATACGGCTGGTCCGGACCCCGCGCCGAAGAGAGGGCGCCGGGCGAGGAAGGCACAGAAAGGGAGTAGATCACGATGGCGTGGAACCAGACCCGACGAGAGTTCGTGAAGACGTCCGCCCGCGCCGGCGGGGCGGTCGGCGTGCTCAGCGCCTTCGGCTCGGCCGCCTGCGCGGGGGGCGAGGCAGGCCCGCTTCGCATCCTCATCCTCGGCGGGACGCGCTTCATCGGCCCGCACCAGGTGAAGTACGCGCTCGACCGGGGCCACGAGGTGTCGATTTTCACGCGCGGGCAGACCGAGCCGCCGTTC
This window harbors:
- a CDS encoding MotA/TolQ/ExbB proton channel family protein, whose product is MIASTLWLQETLTLGEGQTLNLAEIWEAGGWMMWPLGAALAIGILIILWKLVDLQLKGGKNKNVLREADEQIAAGHLDEALELCTESGAPAGNVLSAGLSRYNEGTDRATQAVENAGAIEVAGLEKGLVWLATLSNVAPLLGFLGTVIGMIMAFQAIEIAGEVEATLVAGGIKVALITTATGLTIAIPINIFHNYFVTKIDRLVIDMEESAQRLIDALHERVAA
- a CDS encoding transglycosylase SLT domain-containing protein; this translates as MASLLMLVLAFPLAAQTGNAARPSDPAEVTPTTANARRLLDARMPVSASALLARELAAGEVRGDEIVLLAAQAFADQRAWASVLGRLSGREGPPTATQSQAALLLARAYAGLDSLTRSAAHYRAYLDAVDGTPPLRARVEFARVSYRRYHWFEARDQLVLAEREHPEFAPWLRLSRLYALAEAEDRDAFALADSIVREARVPADSALLPAARLAFELGDPERGAALAGRAGRGVRNILAARHLGPHYLATGDSAAAESAFAAAIARGLQTPETGPALLALTRSWRTLRDVGRSDTRAGRRSRGAGYLSEALELAPAGERPVIAESLASTYMALGNPGRAAETLAPWTGDPASVTAPRASLWMLAASIYRALGRPGDAATAHETAARGSGDVAARAAYLLADLEHDAGHPDIAAEGFERSYRAFPEASYGSRSLERLALLAYHEGRYPEARALLAEYRERYPEGGWVQGAIYWSGKVAEALGDTQAASAFYARALRYNPLDYYAILAEPRTGTDRLATIDLGEAEPLPDLDPVHATALRRMNVLREVGWPERGRREYRRASERGPSTYGAILAFAHALNAAEWTREGIREGWRAQAIRGRWTRPLLEAIYPLPYREALVAAAERNGLRPHFVAGLSRRESMFDPEIRSVANAIGLMQLLPETARNVSSRAGLAGYRRHQLTVPQVNLMLGTRYLSEVLRRFDDFDIAGMISYNAGPHRYTRWRDFPEFSDEEKLVERIPYRETREYVRAVTELAEIYRFLYPDLASAKP
- a CDS encoding cold-shock protein — its product is MPSGTVKWFNDSKGYGFIEQPDGGDDVFVHYSSIDMDGYKTLVEGMAVDYEFTQGDKGLHATRVVRTA
- the polA gene encoding DNA polymerase I encodes the protein MKPARASRPSLFLLDGYALIYRAFFAMINRPLTTSSGENTSAPYGIARFLMRLIADHAPDYLGVAFDAGDSFRTDIYPDYKATREKMPDELRASLPRCREVFDAFRVPVIEAEGWEADDVIGTLAQKAARRDLRTVIVSGDKDFHQLVDDRTALLNPGRGGPAGVEQVWVTPDNAEERFGVPPERVTDFLALLGDASDNVPGVPGIGKKTAPALIRQFGDLESILARADEVKAARARNALLKHADDARRSRQLVTIRTDAPVSLDLESLRSRTLDAEKAAAVFRDLEFHNLLRELEAPASEAERFAPEVDVVADAGGLGALLAECSDAPRIGLFVAGSSDDPLGADLVGLAVAASDARAFYLPLGHRAPEIQHDAAGNPTLAFDAGDPVGLPGLTSSDMRGLRELLASDTPKLGHDLKYAAQLLRRHGVELGGLEDDDAFDTQISSYCLDPARRDRALSTLGPDRLGVALETGDAITGTGRNRLPLASVEPARVAEWAGARAALLHRLAKVDEADLVRTGMGRLFREVEMPLVTVLASMERAGIAIDLDFFGELRARLRRDLDAVRSEIHKIAGTEVNLRSVPQMRALLFDQLALPVLKKMKTGPSTDESVLEQLAAMGHELPRLILEHRELDKLDGTYVGVLPGLIDDRGRIHTRFNQTVAATGRLSSSDPNLQNIPIRRALGREIRKGFIAAPGHLFTGADYSQIELRVMAHLSGDEAFVEAFRAERDIHRETAARIFGVEPDDVTPTMREQAKTINFATIYGQGPFALAQQLGISRAQASEFIDGYFERFAGVAAYLEEMKELARDRNYVETLFGRRRYIPEIRSRNPGIRGYGERTATNSPIQGSAADLIKVSMIRLHERLAGTDARMLLQVHDELLIEAPESDVEAIGRIVREEMEGAIELAVPLRVDLGIGRNWYDCKFGKGP
- a CDS encoding serine hydrolase domain-containing protein; the protein is MNAARIALIAWTASALACAPPSTPDRPAVDGVSLDGVADRMAELGVPGVSVAVLVDGEIAWARGYGLADVESGRPVTRNTLFQAASISKPVAALAALRLVESGRVDLDGDVNAYLTSWRVPDNAFTEQGPVTLRGLLTHRAGLTVWGFPGYGPDEEAPDGPGVLDGRGNTDPVRVYKAPGESWQYSGGGYTVMQQLVADIHGRPFAAVMREEVLDPLGMSRSTYEQPIPNERQDDIATGYRSDGERVPGGWHTYPEQAAAGLWTTPSELALYAREVQRAWKGESTRVLGEALAREMLSPDADDWGLGPAISEDGERFRHGGSNQGFRCTFAAYIDGDDGVFVMTNSDSGSELAAEIAIAVAQAYGWSGPRAEERAPGEEGTERE